A window of the Pseudomonas gozinkensis genome harbors these coding sequences:
- the secB gene encoding protein-export chaperone SecB, whose amino-acid sequence MTDQQNTAASEEETAPQFSLQRIYVRDLSFEAPKSPAIFRQQWDPAVGLDLNTRQKALEGDFYEVVLTLSVTVKNGEEVAFIAEVQQAGIFLIKNLDAASMSHTLGAFCPNILFPYARETLDSLVTRGSFPALMLAPVNFDALYAQELQRMQEAGETPTVQ is encoded by the coding sequence ATGACTGACCAACAGAACACTGCAGCCAGCGAAGAAGAAACCGCACCGCAATTCTCCTTGCAGCGCATCTACGTACGCGACCTGTCCTTCGAAGCCCCGAAAAGCCCGGCGATCTTCCGCCAGCAGTGGGATCCGGCGGTCGGTCTGGATCTGAACACCCGCCAGAAAGCCCTGGAAGGTGATTTCTACGAAGTCGTGCTGACCCTGTCCGTCACCGTGAAAAACGGTGAAGAAGTGGCCTTCATCGCTGAAGTGCAGCAGGCCGGTATCTTCCTGATCAAGAACCTGGACGCGGCTTCGATGAGCCACACCCTGGGTGCGTTCTGCCCGAACATCCTGTTCCCGTACGCGCGCGAAACCCTGGACAGCCTGGTGACCCGTGGTTCGTTCCCGGCCCTGATGCTGGCCCCGGTGAACTTCGACGCCCTGTACGCGCAAGAGCTGCAGCGCATGCAGGAAGCCGGCGAGACCCCGACCGTTCAGTAA
- a CDS encoding rhodanese-like domain-containing protein yields MVAHLIEFATNHYILVGIFVVLLALLLAHTVQGGGKSLSTGELTALVNKEAGVVVDIRPSKDYAAGHIVGAVNIPQDKLAARIGELEKHKAKTIILVDALGQTAGTHARELMKAGFTAAKLSGGISSWKGDNLPLVK; encoded by the coding sequence ATGGTTGCTCACCTGATTGAATTTGCCACTAACCACTACATTCTTGTCGGTATCTTCGTCGTACTGCTGGCTTTGCTGCTGGCGCATACGGTGCAGGGCGGCGGTAAAAGCCTGAGCACGGGCGAGCTGACCGCACTGGTCAACAAGGAAGCCGGCGTGGTGGTGGACATCCGTCCGAGCAAGGACTACGCCGCCGGTCACATCGTTGGCGCGGTGAACATTCCCCAGGACAAACTGGCCGCCCGTATCGGCGAGCTGGAAAAACACAAGGCCAAGACCATCATTCTGGTCGACGCCCTGGGCCAGACCGCCGGCACCCACGCCCGCGAGCTGATGAAGGCCGGCTTTACCGCCGCCAAGCTGTCCGGCGGGATTTCCAGCTGGAAAGGCGACAACCTGCCGTTGGTGAAGTGA
- the grxC gene encoding glutaredoxin 3 encodes MSDVIVYSSDYCPYCSRAKYLLANKGVAFEEIKVDGKPQVRAAMAQKAGRTSVPQIWIGDTHVGGCDDLYALERAGKLDALLKA; translated from the coding sequence ATGAGCGACGTCATCGTCTACTCCAGCGATTACTGCCCTTACTGCTCGCGCGCCAAGTACCTGCTCGCGAACAAAGGCGTGGCCTTCGAAGAGATCAAGGTCGATGGCAAGCCGCAGGTGCGCGCCGCCATGGCCCAGAAGGCCGGACGCACGTCCGTGCCGCAGATCTGGATCGGCGACACCCACGTCGGCGGATGTGATGATTTGTATGCCCTGGAGCGCGCCGGCAAGCTCGACGCGCTGCTCAAGGCCTGA